The genomic region TCTGAACATGTCTTCAAGGGGAAGTCCATTACTGAGGCTCCTCCCCTTAAACTGTGTCTATGGATCTGTGGGAGGAGGAACAGCAGCAActgaaaggaaatctcccatcacgatccatcctgataaaccagggacattacccatagatcccgggactgtggtatcttcttatatctgttatctatggcctccttccttctaaaatcaactagtacaattatgctaattagtcccTCTAAACTGTAACTTCCTAGACTGTTACACCACTCCCCCACCccgtactcctgcacagtgtaacagtctgtgaagctacagcctagaggggctctggtaacacccccagagcccttatggctcattagcataattttaaaagttgattttatcaggaaggaggccatggataacaaatattagaagataccGCAGtcccagtgtctggatctatgagtaatgtccctggtttgtcaggaTGGAatctgatggaagatttcctttaaggggtttggCCTCAGATTTGATATTATCTTCTTTAAGACTCTCGTTGAGTTTTATTGTAAAGTTTGCAGAGTTCGGGGAATGTCTTGTTGCACCTTGTTGTACATTGCGCCACCATCTGTCcacaggctgtgtctggtattgcagctcacatTGACTTCTATACAATTCACTAGCTGTGACAGAGGTGGCGCTGTTCTGTCCGGACCGCAGTCATGTTCTTGTACTCATAGACGCCCCCTTTAATATCCCGCCGTGTCTCTGCAGGAAGCGGCACTTCTGGATTTCCAGGAATTGGCTGCCAAAATTTCCTGGGACAAAGCTCTGCAGACGTGGGAGCTGAACAACAacctgaagaagaagaagaagaggaagaagacgagCGGCTGCGGGAAAGAGAAGAAGCAGGGGGAGGCAGCGGGTGCAGAGGACGCAGCAGCAGAGGAGCcaccggcgccccctgcaggtcagACCCTGGACAATCAGGTGGGGGGCAGCTTGGGGTCCGCTCCTGCTCCGAGTGACACAACAAGCAGTGACCCCGAGGGTAACGACGCCACCGATGATGTCAGCAAGGTCCTAAAGTTCCGGGTCACCTGCAACCGGGCCGGAGACAAACACAGCTTCACCTCCAATGAGGCAGCCCGGGACTTCGGGGGAgcagtgcaggagcacttccagtGGAAGGCGGACATGACCAACTTTGATGTGGAGGTAAGTGACCGATGTGCGGGGCCTTTATCTAGGTAAATCCACAGGTCTCTACACCTCCCGCTCTCCCCCAGGTCCTCCTCAACATCAGCTACAACGAAATGCTGGTGGGGATCGCCCTGACCGAGGAGAGTctccaccgcaggaacatcacTCACTTCGGGCCGACTACACTCCGCTCCACTCTGGCTTACGGGATGCTCAGGTGATCTGCCACACTCACTGTAACATAATGGTGTTAAAGATGGctgccctcacacagctgtgctctgagctctctgcattgagctgcttcTGAGTCCCGCCCCTCTaccctgagtaaaagctgtagcagccTTTTGGTGGAATACCACAGTattcactcagagcagagaggctgtggaggagctcagtaaacagagcacagcagtgtgaggacacgcccccagagcacttggcgaagatacaatcctggaatacaaaaccatatatcacagtcctgctgctactatcaacatacacaaagctctgattacatAGCTCTGCCGGGACagtgcctaacactggctgcagagtgcacagagcacagcagtgtgaggacatgcctccagtGTACAGGTTCAATACTGGAatcaatccatatatcacagtcgtgctgctactaacaccatacacaaaggtctgatcacacatggactatacatagcactggcagcagtctgtatggtcactccTGCTGATGGTTTCTTGCATTAGATTCGGGCTGAACACCTTTTCCTTTTCCCTTCAGACTTTGTGACCTGGAACCATCAGATGTGGTCATTGATCCAATGTGCGGCACCGGGGCGATCCCTATAGAGGTATATTGGAAATGGAGGGGATTGTGACATAGGGGAGGGGCTTGGAGTGATCCATCTGTTTTCCCGCAGGGTGTCAGCGAGTGGCCCGGTTGTTTCTTCATCGCTGGGGACAACAACATGAACGCAGTGAACAGAACCTCCAGCAACATCCTCTCCCTACTGAGGAAGCAGCAGAGCGCAGACAGGTAACTGTGTGATTCTGCctccgggaaagctgggtggtgatCAGTATGGCtgccattaaccccttgcacATGCCCCTCgcagaaaggacgtttataaacATCATGAAGGAGGCCaaaatctcctgaaccctggcacctagaaacacaatgctGTCATATTACataccagaacctcccctttGATATGATTTAAGGATTGTGTATGGAAgcgtcacagaaccagagagatCCACTCCAAGATGAAGCAAAAAATAAGATTTCCTTCCGGGTCTGTGAAGCTTCAATACACAATCCTTATATCATATCAAAGGGGAGGTTCTCGTATGTAATATGACaacattgtgtttctaggtgccgggGTTCAGGAGATActacctgtcagctgaaggcagaatgtacatgcaccctctgcatctgaggGAGGGGTGGGATGACGCTGTACATATTTGTTACATCTTTTGGTAAAAGCTCATTCAGTTTTACTACtgattattttttcacatttttagtcaTTTGTCAGATAAtgttataaaaatgttaaaactaaAACTAGTCCTATAAAGCGAAGTACAAATAGTTTGGTGTTATCTCTGGACAAGCTTTATAGTCGGTGACCCGCGGTCTCTAAGGGATTAATGTTCCCTCAATGGCCGTCGCTGTACGGTGCAGGTGCTCAGGACTGGAGGAGAGCCGGGTGACcaccaggagcagaggaggaatGTTCTGTGTGACTATAAGAAGGACTCTCTGATTGGTTGTGTCCCCTCTTGTTTTATGTCTGTGCAGCGCCCCCCAGGGGCTCCCGATAGACACCACCCACTGGGACATCTCCCACCTGCCCCTGAGGAGCGGGAGCGTGGACGTTATAATCACGGACATGCCATTCGGGAAGAGGTGAGAGGTCGCTGCACCCTCAGGGGGGGCGGAGCCTCTGTTCAGCCGTCACATCACATGTTTGTCATCCACACAGAATCGGATCAAAGAAGAAGAACTGGGACCTGTACCCGGCCTGTCTCCGAGAGATGAGCCGCGTGTGCCGGGCCGGAACCGGACGAGCCGTACTCCTCACTCATGACAGGAAGTGCTTCATCAAGGTGCAAATCCTCTCCCGATCCCTCTGTCACAGTACATGGCCTAGTCTTCCAGcggcctccccctccctctgtctatTCCCCTCCGCCTaagccttccccctccctctgtctcttCCCCGCCGGCCtcggcctccccctccctctgtctcttCCCCGCCGGCCtcggcctccccctccctctgtctatTCCCCTCCGCCTaagccttccccctccctctgtctcttCCCCGTCGCCTCGGCCTCCCCCCCCCGTTGGTGGATGACTCCCCTAGATCAGGGACATGTACTGGTTCTATCTTTCCTGCTTTGTCTCTTCCAGGCTTTGGCTAAGGCCGGGCACCTGTGGAGGAAGATGCACACGGTTTGGGTGAATATTGGGGGTCTGCACGCCGGCGTTTACCTCCTGAAGAGGACCACCCTGGACTTCTCTGACTCCTCCAGCGAGAGACTGGAAGAGAACCAGCCCCTGAGTCCCATCTCGCCTGCCAAAGAGGAGTAATGGGGGAGGGACACCCGGGCTCCTCTGCGCTGCTTCTGATTCTACTGTTTCACCTTTTAGGTCATTTACAAATCTTAGGTTTTTAATGTTGGTTTTTGTAACACTGGATCAGCGCTGCTCCGTCCGGTTCTGTGGTTTGTGAGTCCGGAGGTTGTTCAATGGTTTTGTTTTTCTAAATGATTTGTAGGTTTTTGTGCCATATCTATAAACGGCagaggctgagccttaaaggggcgcTCCAGCTTTACTAATCGGTAGAGTCTGTAACTGGGAGCAACACAGGAAGGAGCCAGGATCCAACTCTAGGAAGTACAGCCCCCAGTCCTTACAAATGCATCAATAACCTTggagataaagggaacctgtcagcacctgGAGAAATGTGcgtcttgttagtagcagcagggctgttatatatggatattaCCTTCTCCGATTGCATTGggtcgtgtcctcacactgctgtgctctgtgcagatgCATTTGATTTGACCAAAAGCTTTTTAGCAGGCATGTGGTTGAAAAGTGgatcagcacagagcacagcagtgtgaggacacacccgccAGGGCACTTTTGAGAAGCTACAGCCGTGcaataaaaatccatatttcacagtccgctGCTACTAAAAGAATATAATActacagattatatatatatataacatagttGTGTAGTCACATTGACAAGtgcccactgtatctaagctgccgtaGAGCTGTACTGCTGTATCTAAGTGTGATCACATctatgcagggacaatacataacactggctgtgtggtcgcacctgctgatggtttccctatTAGAATCCTGTAGCAGTGACATCAGAGGTGTCGGTGATGATGTAATAAGGATCAGAGGTTTTCATAGTTTGttacctggaataaagttttttgtTAAATCCTTAGACTGAGCAGGAAACGCGTCGTCCCCTCGTGTCACGTTATTTCCTTGTCACATTTACTCAGTGTTTGACTTGTTTCAGTCTTTACTCCGGGTATATATATCAGGACACTTGTTCTCAGCTTGTAACAGAAGTCATccaaaaatattatataacacagacATTACACAAGAGAAGAAATCATATAGAAACCGGAAGATCAAACACTGAGTCACTACAtctaaatatacatacagtaataaTGTGCATCCCaaaaccagcagaatagtgagtgcagctctggggtataatacaggatgtaactcaggatcagtacaggataagtaatgtcatgtatgtacacagtgactgcaccagcagcagaatagtgagtgcagctctggggtataatacaggatgtaactcaggatcagtacaggataagtaatgtcatgtatgtacacagtgactgcaccagcagcagaatagtgagtgcagctctggggtataatacaggatgtaactcaggatcagtacaggataagtaatgtcatgtatgtacacagtgactgcaccagcagcagaatagtgagtgcagctctggggtataatacaggatgtaactcaggatcagtacaggataagtaatgtcatgtatgtacacagtgactgcaccagcagcagaatagtgagtgcagctctggggtataatacaggatgtaactcaggatcagtacaggataagtaatgtcatgtatgtacacagtgactgcaccagcagcagaatagtgagtgcagctctggggtataatacaggatgtaactcaggatcagtacaggataagtaatgtcatgtatgtacagtgactgcaccagcagcagaatagtgagtgcagctctggggtataatacaggatgtaactcaggatcagtacaggataagtaatgtcatgtatgtacacagtgactgcaccagcagcagaatagtgagtgcagctctggagtataatacaggatgtaactcaggatcagtacaggataagtaatgtcatgtatgtacgcagtgactgcaccagcagcagaatagtgagtgcagctctggggtataatacaggatgtaactcaggatcagtacaggataagtaatgtcatgtatgtacagtgactgcaccagcagcagaatagtgagtgcagctctggggtataatacaggatgtaactcaggatcagtacaggataagtaatgtcatgtatgtacacagtgactgcaccagcagcagaatagtgagtgcagctctggagtataatacaggatgtaactcaggatcagtacaggataagtaatgtcatgtatgtacatagtgactgcaccagcagcagaatagtgagtgcagctctggggtataatacaggatgtaactcaggatcagtacaggataagtaatgtcatgtatgtacacagtgactgcaccagcagaagaatagtgagtgcagctctggagtataatacaggatgtaactcaggatcagtacaggataagtaatgtcatgtatgtacacagtgactgcaccagcagcagaatagtgagtgcagctctggagtataatacaggatgtaactcaggatcagtacaggataagtaatgtcatgtatgtacacagtgactgcaccagcagcagaatagtgagtgcagctctggggtataatacaggatataactcaggatcagtacaggataagtaatgtcatgtatgtacacagtgactgcaccagcagcagaatagtgagtgcagctctggggtataatacaggatctaactcaggatcagtacaggataagtaatgtcatgtatatacacagtgactgcaccagcagcagaatagtgagtgcagctctggggtatattacaggatgtaactcaggatcagtacaggataagtaatgtcatgtatgtacacagtgactgctccagcagcagaatagtgagtgcagctctggagtataatacaggatgtaactcgggatcagtacaggataagtaatgtcatgtatgtacacagtgactgcaccagcagcagaatagtgagtgcagctctggggtataatacaggatgtaactcaggatcagtacaggataagtaatgtcatgtatgtacacagtgactgcaccagcagcagaatagtgagtgcagctctggagtataatacaggatgtaactcaggatcagtacaggataagtaatgtcatgtatgtacacagtgactgcaccagcagcagaatagtgagtgcagctctgggatataatacaggatgtgactcaggatcagtacaggataagtaatgtcatgtatgtacacagtgactgcaccagcagcagaatagtgagtgcagctctggggtataatacaggatgtaactcaggatcagtacaggataagtaatgtcatgtatgtacacagtgactgcaccagcagcagaatagtgagtgcacctctggggtataatacaggatgtaactcaggatcagtacaggataagtaatgtcatgtatgtacacagtgactgcaccagcagcagaatagtgagtgcagctctggagtataatacaggatgtaactcaggatcagtacaggataagtaatgtcatgtatgtgcacagtgactgcaccagcagcagaatagtgagtgcagctctggggtataatacaggatgtaactcaggatcagtacaggataagtaatgtcatgtatgtacacagtgactgcaccagcagcagaatagtgagtgcagctctggagtataatacaggatgtaactcagggtcagtacaggataagtaatgtcatgtatgtacacagtgactgcaccagcagcagaatagtgagtgcagctctggagtataatacaggatgtaactcaggatcagtacaggataagtaatgtcatgtatgtacacagtgactgcaccagcagcagaatagtgagtgcagctctggagtataatacaggatgtaactcaggatcagtacaggataagtaatgtcatgtatgtacacagtgactgcaccagcagcagaatagtgagtgcagctctggggtataatacaggatgtaactcaggatcagtacaggataagtaatgtcatgtatgtacacagtgactgcaccagcagcagaatagtgagtgcagctctggggtataatacaggatgtaactcaggatcagtacaggataagtaatgtcatgtatgtacacagtgactgcaccagcagcagaatagtgagtgcagctctggggtataatacaggatgtaactcaggatcagtgaaggataagtaatgtcatgtatgtacacagtgactgcaccagcagcagaatagtaagtgcagctctggggtataatacaggatgtaactcaggatcagtacaggataagtaatgtcatgtatgtacacagtgactgcaccagcagcagaatagtgagtgcagctctggggtataatacaggatgtaactcaggatcagtacaggataagtaatgtcatgtatgtacacagtgactgcaccagcagcagaatagtgagtgcagctctggagtataatacaggatgttattcTGGACTTGCCCCTTTCTGTTGGTattttcctgtgatgtcacagctgataCAGTCAGTGTTCTCTTCAGTGTGGGGCGGAGGTTTTGTGTTGTTCCCGTGTGTTGGATATTCCTGCACCTTCAGGTTGCGTCGTTTCTGTTTTGTCTGTTGCGGCTCCTGACAGATTTTTATGAAATTAAAGTGAGTGACGTCTTATGGGAACCTGCAGGAAAGTTACAACTGAGTATAAAAGTTGGTGGGGAGTTTGGGAGGCCATGGACCCCTAGAAGGCTCCGGACCCAGACTattgcccaaaccacctatatatcTCTCGAGGGATAATACCTAACAATGGCTACTGAAagtccagagcacagcagtgtgaggacactccccagtGCACATACAATCCtggtatataaatccatatatcacagtcctgctgctactaacaacattctgAGGACCCGCACTCAGTGCAGGGGAAGAAGCTAAAATCTTCAATTATAAATccctatatcacagtcctgctgctactccagggacaatacctttcACTGACTGCAGagggtacagagcacagcagtgtgaggacacacccccagtgcacatggagaagctacaatcctggaatataaatccatatatcacagtcctggtgccagcactgggcatacctgggtaagtgctgggggggaggggggtgcacataagattgtacataatgaatccatagggactGCATGGGGTTgagtataaaataaccatcagggggctgtttaagatgataaactagggaataaatTAAGGAACTAGAGATTCTTTACTTTCTGAAGTTGTCACCATGTGAGTACATTGCAAAGGGGCCCCATGAGGttgtgtcgcccaggggcctactaaaacctggagccgaccctgcctgctgctactaactacatacattaggctgcagtctgtatggtctcacctgctgacaggttccctttaagctcataATATCCACCTAAGAGCCCACATGTCACCTCGCACACTGTGGGGGTGTAGCTGCACTTCCATTCTTTGCTGCTCTACTGATTTCGTTACATGAAAGTGTTCCCTGTTGTTTCTACATTCTAGCTATGAACCAGGCGGCTCTGGATGGGCAGTGTTCTCATTTCGGTGTGAATGAGCCGATGCTTCGGTACAGAACCTGATAGAACGGCTTCATCATCCAAGAACCCGATCATTAGAGGCTGCGGGTCGGTCGCGCTCGGGTTTCCATGTTCCTCCTCTGTAATTAATGTCAAATCTCTAATTTTGTGAGAAGATGATGAGGATTTTCCTGCAGAAAATAATATGAAAATAATCGGGGGCAGTAATTATAACTTACATGAGAATCTGTGCGGATCAGTACCGTCCTGACTATGACATCACGGCtgtggtactacaagtcccaggctaCAGCAGACCTCATATATAGAGGGCGCGGCATGTCATCTGTGACACTTGATTTCAGCATTCTGACCCCTTAGATGCCATGGATGATGGTGACCACAGCACCAGGGGGTTATAATCTGCCTGATtcagtgcccctccccctccatgacaccttggggggtgggggggcagttgTCATGATTTTAGGCGAGTCTCAGGTTATTGCTGTAACGTAGGGAAGTCCTGATGTAATCCATGATGCAGACTGAGACGTCGGTGAAATTCTCAGGAGCCGCAGAGATCAGGAAACTCCCTTCAGGGAATGACAGGGCCCGGACTTCTAAGAAAGGGCGAGGTGTA from Engystomops pustulosus chromosome 10, aEngPut4.maternal, whole genome shotgun sequence harbors:
- the THUMPD3 gene encoding tRNA (guanine(6)-N(2))-methyltransferase THUMP3 translates to MSEEDLVVDVLAEVTLEDPSPVAPESSLVTVGATVPTGFEFTAAAEVEEKLRRPCKISKDRGKIYFQISPDSLAQVHRLRSVDNLFVVVQEFTDFPFKEVKEAALLDFQELAAKISWDKALQTWELNNNLKKKKKRKKTSGCGKEKKQGEAAGAEDAAAEEPPAPPAGQTLDNQVGGSLGSAPAPSDTTSSDPEGNDATDDVSKVLKFRVTCNRAGDKHSFTSNEAARDFGGAVQEHFQWKADMTNFDVEVLLNISYNEMLVGIALTEESLHRRNITHFGPTTLRSTLAYGMLRLCDLEPSDVVIDPMCGTGAIPIEGVSEWPGCFFIAGDNNMNAVNRTSSNILSLLRKQQSADSAPQGLPIDTTHWDISHLPLRSGSVDVIITDMPFGKRIGSKKKNWDLYPACLREMSRVCRAGTGRAVLLTHDRKCFIKALAKAGHLWRKMHTVWVNIGGLHAGVYLLKRTTLDFSDSSSERLEENQPLSPISPAKEE